The following proteins are encoded in a genomic region of Amycolatopsis sulphurea:
- a CDS encoding S1 family peptidase, which produces MRIRAAVSAAVLTVGLAVISATPANAVANGEDVPQGKFAFAAKLTMTDIPKPDGSKYDSACSGALIAPQWIITAGHCFHNPRRDRVSGPVPYPTSVLLGTTVQGDGLGETRTVTDVLQSGKNDIALAKLDNPVTDITPLSVRKEAPAIGEKLTLAGWGSLTATNPTPSAKLRQGRMKVIEVAETTVAVLGIAPKNDTSACSYDSGAPYFIPKGDGGRLVSIESTGPECPHTEAETTARADAVEDWICEHIA; this is translated from the coding sequence ATGCGCATTCGCGCCGCAGTGTCCGCTGCCGTTCTCACCGTCGGCCTCGCAGTGATCTCTGCCACGCCGGCCAATGCGGTCGCCAACGGCGAAGATGTTCCGCAAGGAAAGTTCGCCTTCGCCGCAAAACTCACCATGACGGACATCCCGAAGCCGGACGGCAGCAAGTACGACAGCGCCTGTTCCGGCGCGCTGATCGCACCGCAGTGGATCATCACCGCCGGACACTGCTTCCACAATCCGCGGCGCGACCGGGTCTCCGGCCCCGTGCCGTACCCGACCTCGGTACTACTCGGCACGACCGTGCAAGGGGACGGGCTCGGCGAGACCCGCACCGTGACCGACGTACTTCAGTCGGGCAAGAACGACATCGCGCTCGCGAAGCTGGACAACCCGGTCACCGACATCACCCCGTTGTCGGTACGGAAGGAGGCGCCGGCCATCGGCGAGAAGCTCACGCTGGCCGGCTGGGGCAGCCTCACCGCGACCAACCCGACCCCGTCGGCCAAGCTGCGGCAGGGCCGGATGAAGGTCATCGAAGTCGCCGAGACGACGGTGGCCGTACTGGGCATCGCCCCGAAGAACGACACCAGCGCCTGCAGCTACGACTCCGGCGCCCCGTACTTCATTCCGAAGGGCGACGGCGGCAGGCTCGTCTCGATCGAGTCGACCGGCCCGGAGTGCCCGCATACCGAAGCCGAGACCACGGCACGCGCAGACGCGGTAGAGGACTGGATCTGCGAACACATCGCGTGA
- a CDS encoding FKBP-type peptidyl-prolyl cis-trans isomerase: MTLQKPEIDRPDGPPPADLEITDLTVGNGAEAVPGNNVSVHYVGVSHSTGAQFDASYDRGAPLEFELGSGYVIPGWDRGVTGMKIGGRRKLVIPPHLAYGERGAGDVIKPNETLIFVVDLVDAR; encoded by the coding sequence ATGACCTTGCAAAAGCCCGAAATCGATCGCCCGGACGGGCCGCCGCCGGCCGACCTCGAGATCACCGACCTGACCGTCGGGAACGGCGCCGAAGCCGTCCCGGGCAACAACGTCTCGGTGCACTACGTCGGAGTCTCGCATTCGACCGGCGCACAGTTCGACGCGTCCTACGACCGGGGCGCACCGCTGGAGTTCGAACTCGGCTCCGGCTATGTGATCCCCGGCTGGGATCGGGGCGTGACCGGGATGAAGATCGGCGGCCGCCGCAAGCTGGTCATCCCGCCGCACCTCGCCTACGGCGAACGCGGCGCGGGTGACGTGATCAAGCCCAACGAGACGCTGATCTTCGTCGTCGACCTGGTCGACGCGCGCTGA